Proteins from one Limanda limanda chromosome 9, fLimLim1.1, whole genome shotgun sequence genomic window:
- the LOC133010478 gene encoding LOW QUALITY PROTEIN: interferon-induced protein with tetratricopeptide repeats 1-like (The sequence of the model RefSeq protein was modified relative to this genomic sequence to represent the inferred CDS: inserted 2 bases in 1 codon; substituted 1 base at 1 genomic stop codon) has translation MSAAQSEIPLEGQLGALQCHFTWDLEPSRNKLLRIKDMLQDIGTEDGRKWLGHIYNLQGYVHFQLGSIEEARSFFSRAEEAFRQMRGAEEGPWLVVTYGNQAWLHHHQGQQAESRACLSKIDVLMTEDPSQDELHPEICAEKAWTLMKFSAEQKLLADDYFQRAIRMQPEVVEWQTSHVLLLAYMSEHRETGVEEDIMEKLRKAKEQDPENLYLAAIYLLQLAKKGQPDQSGARELATKILRNPVSSNSGIKPLLWFYRTFTSMDEAVALAEEALKLHPDKRYLNRCVALSYKWKIWEKDSRPSPSLIEKGIRANEELISLYPDSSFMKRIELAGIYERSENTKAKSEEIFQQLLVEDLEPDEQQIFFNFYAKHLYFTQRQXMSIQYHMKAVEIPIKSVHQKSSIWHLEKLRHRMENQXVDRFLSRL, from the exons ATGAG TGCTGCTCAGAGTGAAATACCCCTGGAGGGCCAGCTGGGGGCGCTGCAGTGCCACTTCACCTGGGATCTGGAGCCCAGCAGGAACAAACTTTTGAGAATCAAGGACATGCTGCAGGACATCGGCACAGAGGACGGACGCAAGTGGCTGGGACACATCTACAACCTTCAGGGGTACGTCCACTTCCAGCTGGGGTCCATTGAAGAAGCCAGGAGTTTCTTCAGCAGAGCCGAGGAGGCCTTCAGGCagatgagaggagcagaggagggtcCCTGGCTGGTGGTGACCTACGGGAACCAGGCCTGGctgcaccatcatcagggaCAACAAGCAGAGAGTCGGGCTTGTCTGTCAAAGATCGACGTCCTGATGACTGAGGATCCATCGCAGGACGAGCTGCACCCGGAGATCTGCGCTGAAAAAGCCTGGACTCTGATGAAGTTCAGCGCAGAACAGAAGCTTCTGGCAGATGATTACTTCCAGAGAGCCATCCGGATGCAGCCGGAGGTGGTGGAGTGGCAGACCAGCCACGTGTTATTGTTAGCTTACATGTCcgaacacagagaaacaggggTTGAGGAAGACATCATGGAGAAGCTGAGAAAAGCCAAGGAACAGGATCCAGAGAACCTGTACCTCGCTGCCATTTACCTCCTGCAACTCGCTAAGAAAGGACAACCAGACCAAAGTGGAGCACGAGAGTTAGCCACAAAGATTCTGAGAAACCCTGTCAGCAGCAACAGTGGAATCAAACCTTTGCTGTGGTTTTACAGAACCTTCACCTCCATGGACGAGGCTGTGGCTTTGGCAGAAGAGGCTCTGAAGCTACATCCGGACAAACGTTATCTGAATAGATGTGTCGCACTCAGCTACAAATGGAAGATCTGGGAGAAGGACAGTCGCCCAAGTCCGAGCCTGATAGAGAAAGGGATCCGTGCCAATGAGGAGTTGATTTCTCTTTATCCTGATTCCTCATTTATGAAGAGAATAGAGCTCGCAGGTATTTACGAAAGGTCAGAGAACACCAAggccaaatctgaggagatctTCCAGCAGCTGCTCGTAGAAGATCTGGAACCTGATGAACAACAAATCTTCTTCAACTTCTACGCAAAACATCTGTACTTCACTCAACGGCA CATGTCAATCCAGTATCACATGAAGGCGGTGGAGATTCCAATCAAGTCCGTCCACCAGAAGAGCAGCATCTGGCATCTGGAGAAGCTCAGACACAGGATGGAGAACCAGTAAGTCGACAGGTTTCTGTCCAGGCTGTAA